The Equus przewalskii isolate Varuska unplaced genomic scaffold, EquPr2 ChrUn-10, whole genome shotgun sequence genome window below encodes:
- the HORMAD1 gene encoding HORMA domain-containing protein 1, translating to MATAQLQRTSMSALVFPNKISTEQQSLVLVKRLLAVSVSCITYLRGIFPECAYGTRYLDDLCVKILREDKNCPGSTQLVKWMLGCYDALQKKYLRMVVLAVYTDPEDPQTISECYQFKFKYTSNGPIMDFISKNQNSESSMSSADTKKASILLIRKIYVLMQNLGPLPNDVCLTMKLFYYDEVTPPDYQPPGFKDGNCEGVIFEGEPMYLNVGEVPTPFHTFKVKVTTEKERMENIDSTMLLPKQLKTPLQKILMDKDDLEDEQEHYINDDFDIETKVEEQKKNPGSSELGEPSLVCEEDEIMRSKESPDLSISHSQVEQLVSKTSELDVSESKTRSGKVFQNKMANGNQPVKTSKENRKRSQLESGKTVLHHFDSSSQESVPKRRKFSEPKEHI from the exons ATGGCCACTGCACAGTTGCAGAGAACCTCCATG AGTGCACTGGTATTTCCCAATAAGATATCGACTGAGCAGCAATCTTTGGTGTTGGTGAAGAGGCTCCTTGCAGTTTCAGTATCCTGCATCACATATTTGAGAGGAATATTTCCAGAATGTGCTTATGGAACAAGATATCTAGATG atCTTTGTGTCAAAATTCTGAGAGAAGATAAAAATTGTCCAGGATCTACACAGTTGGTGAAGTG GATGCTAGGATGTTATGAtgctttacagaaaaaatac CTAAGGATGGTTGTTCTAGCT gtgTACACCGATCCAGAAGACCCTCAG ACAATCTCAGAATGTTaccaatttaaattcaaatacacCAGTAATGGACCAATCATGGACTTCATAAG TAAAAACCAAAACAGTGAATCTAGTATGTCATCTGCTGACACCAAGAAAGCAAGTATTCTCCTCATTCGCAAGATTTATGTTCTAATGCAAAATCTGGGACCTTTACCTAATGATGTTTGTTTGACCATGAAACTTTTTTACTATGATGAAG TTACACCCCCAGATTACCAGCCTCCCGGTTTTAAGGATGGTAATTGTGAAGGAGTGATATTTGAAGGGGAGCCTATGTACTTAAATGTGGGAGAAGTTCCAACACCTTTTCACACGTTCAAAGTAAAAGTGACTACTGAGAAAGAACGAATGGAAAATATTGATTCAACTATGTTATtaccaaaacaattaaaaacaccACTTCAAAAAATTCTCATGGACAAAGATGATCTAGAAGATGAACAGGagcattatataaat GATGATTTTGACATTGAAACTAAAGtggaagagcagaaaaaaaaccctggatCTTCTGAACTTGGAG AACCAAGTTTAGTTTGTGAGGAAGATGAAATTATGAGGTCTAAAGAAAGTCCAGATCTTTCAATTTCTCATTCTCAG GTTGAGCAGTTAGTCAGTAAAACATCTGAACTTGATGTGTCTGAAAGCAAAACAAGAAGTGGAAaagtctttcaaaataaaatg GCTAATGGAAATCAACCAGTAAAAACTTCTAAAGAAAATCGGAAGAGAAGTCAACTTGAATCTGGGAAAACA GTCCTTCATCACTTCGATTCTTCTAGTCAAGAGTCAGTGCcgaaaagaagaaagtttagtGAACCAAAGGAACacatataa